A single region of the Candidatus Methanomethylicota archaeon genome encodes:
- a CDS encoding 4Fe-4S binding protein translates to MYLTTTDCDKCGKCWEICPTDCIIHPDGIPFSCTTCGECAKVCPRHAIRRNRFGGFYVDRKRCNLCGMCVKHCPFGFAKIVMDENLGKERVKGICVRCGLCVKVCPRNARIDIKRFISQPIDYSIVLEIATPERLKEIITKGAIVK, encoded by the coding sequence ATGTACCTTACAACAACTGATTGTGATAAATGTGGAAAATGTTGGGAAATTTGTCCAACAGATTGTATAATCCATCCAGATGGTATACCCTTTAGTTGTACTACATGTGGAGAATGTGCAAAAGTCTGTCCAAGACATGCTATAAGAAGGAATAGATTTGGTGGATTTTATGTTGATAGGAAGCGATGTAATCTTTGTGGTATGTGTGTAAAACATTGTCCATTTGGTTTTGCTAAAATAGTTATGGATGAAAATCTTGGAAAAGAGAGAGTAAAAGGAATTTGTGTTAGATGTGGGCTTTGTGTAAAAGTCTGTCCAAGAAATGCAAGAATAGATATAAAAAGATTCATCTCTCAACCTATTGATTATTCAATTGTTTTAGAAATAGCTACACCAGAAAGATTAAAAGAAATTATTACAAAGGGGGCAATTGTAAAATGA